The following are encoded together in the Neofelis nebulosa isolate mNeoNeb1 chromosome 9, mNeoNeb1.pri, whole genome shotgun sequence genome:
- the MAFB gene encoding transcription factor MafB has protein sequence MAAELSMGPELPTSPLAMEYVNDFDLLKFDVKKEPLGRAERPGRPCTRLQPAGSVSSTPLSTPCSSVPSSPSFSPTEQKTHLEDLYWMASNYQQMNPEALNLTPEDAVEALIGSHPVPQPLQSFDGFRGAHHHHHHHHPHPHHAYPGAGVPHDELGPHAHPHHHHHHQASPPPSSAASPAQQLPTSHPGPGPHAAAAATAAGGSGSVEDRFSDDQLVSMSVRELNRHLRGFTKDEVIRLKQKRRTLKNRGYAQSCRYKRVQQKHHLENEKTQLIQQVEQLKQEVSRLARERDAYKVKCEKLANSGFREAGSTSDSPSSPEFFL, from the coding sequence ATGGCCGCGGAGCTGAGCATGGGGCCCGAGCTGCCCACCAGCCCGCTGGCCATGGAGTACGTCAACGACTTCGACCTGCTCAAGTTCGACGTAAAGAAGGAGCCGCTGGGGCGCGCGGAGCGCCCGGGCCGGCCCTGCACGCGCCTGCAGCCAGCCGGCTCGGTGTCATCCACACCACTCAGCACGCCGTGTAGCTCGGTGCCCTCGTCGCCCAGCTTCAGCCCGACCGAACAGAAGACTCACCTCGAGGACCTGTACTGGATGGCGAGCAACTACCAGCAGATGAACCCCGAGGCGCTCAACCTGACGCCTGAGGATGCGGTGGAGGCGCTCATCGGCTCGCACCCGGTGCCACAGCCGTTGCAGAGCTTCGACGGCTTCCGCGGCGcgcaccaccatcaccaccaccaccacccacacccGCACCACGCATACCCGGGCGCCGGCGTGCCCCACGACGAGCTGGGCCCGCACGCGCACCcgcaccatcaccaccatcaccaagcGTCGCCGCCGCCGTCCAGCGCAGCCAGCCCAGCGCAGCAGCTGCCCACCAGCCACCCCGGGCCCGGGCCGCACGCGGCCGCCGCGGCGACGGCGGCTGGTGGTAGCGGCAGCGTGGAGGACCGCTTCTCCGACGACCAGCTTGTGTCCATGTCCGTGCGCGAGCTGAACCGCCACCTGCGGGGCTTCACCAAGGACGAGGTGATCCGCCTGAAGCAGAAGCGGCGGACCCTGAAGAACCGGGGCTACGCCCAGTCGTGCAGGTATAAACGCGTCCAGCAGAAACACCACCTGGAGAACGAGAAGACGCAGCTCATTCAGCAGGTGGAGCAGCTTAAGCAGGAGGTGTCCCGGCTGGCCCGCGAAAGAGACGCCTACAAGGTCAAGTGCGAGAAACTCGCCAACTCCGGCTTCAGGGAGGCGGGCTCCACCAGCGACAGCCCCTCCTCTCCCGAGTTCTTTCTGTGA